The Pseudomonas azadiae genome contains a region encoding:
- a CDS encoding choline ABC transporter substrate-binding protein, whose amino-acid sequence MKGSPSLLLAAMLSLPVMAHAAEPEQCKTVNFSDVGWTDITVTTATTSEVLKGLGYKPRTTMISVPVTYKSLADGKNMDIFLGNWMPTMENDIKQYRDAGTVETVRANLENAKYTLAVPQALYDKGLKDFADIAKFKDELGGKIYGIEPGNDGNRTIQTLIDKDAFGLKTAGFKVVESSEAGMLSQVERATKRDQAIVFLGWEPHPMNTRFKMKYLTGGDDSFGPNYGQATIYTNTRKGYTQECSNVGQLLKNLSFTLNMESTLMGNVLDDKMKPDAAAKAWLKKNPQVLDTWLAGVTTVDGKPGLEAVKAYLAQ is encoded by the coding sequence ATGAAAGGTTCACCCTCGTTGTTGTTGGCCGCCATGCTGAGTCTGCCAGTGATGGCGCACGCCGCAGAACCGGAACAGTGCAAGACCGTCAACTTCTCCGATGTCGGCTGGACCGACATCACCGTCACCACCGCGACCACCAGCGAAGTCCTCAAGGGCCTGGGCTACAAGCCGCGCACCACGATGATTTCGGTACCGGTGACCTACAAGTCACTGGCCGACGGCAAGAACATGGACATCTTCCTCGGCAACTGGATGCCGACCATGGAAAACGACATCAAGCAGTACCGTGATGCCGGCACCGTGGAAACCGTGCGCGCCAACCTGGAGAACGCCAAATACACCCTGGCGGTCCCGCAGGCGCTGTACGACAAAGGCCTGAAAGACTTCGCCGACATCGCCAAATTCAAGGATGAGCTGGGCGGCAAGATCTACGGCATCGAGCCGGGCAACGACGGCAACCGCACCATCCAGACGCTGATCGACAAAGACGCCTTCGGCCTGAAAACCGCCGGCTTCAAGGTGGTCGAATCCAGCGAAGCCGGCATGCTGTCTCAGGTCGAGCGCGCCACCAAGCGCGACCAGGCCATCGTGTTCCTCGGTTGGGAACCGCACCCCATGAACACCCGCTTCAAGATGAAGTACCTGACCGGGGGTGACGATTCGTTCGGCCCCAACTACGGCCAGGCCACCATCTACACCAACACCCGCAAGGGCTATACCCAGGAATGCAGCAACGTTGGCCAACTGCTGAAGAACCTGTCGTTCACCCTGAACATGGAAAGCACCCTGATGGGTAACGTGCTGGACGACAAGATGAAACCCGACGCCGCCGCCAAGGCGTGGCTGAAGAAGAACCCGCAAGTACTCGACACCTGGCTCGCCGGTGTCACCACCGTCGATGGCAAACCAGGTCTGGAAGCCGTCAAGGCTTACCTCGCCCAGTAA
- a CDS encoding L-serine ammonia-lyase, whose amino-acid sequence MAISVFDLFKIGIGPSSSHTVGPMRAAALFVQALRERDLLEQVRRVEVQLYGSLSATGIGHGSDTATIMGLMGEWPDAIDPSQIGVRIHTLRETDTLLLDGRLPVPFIWARDMRLLDENLPFHPNAMTLVVWGDEGELHRDTYYSVGGGFVVDQAQAESGVADRDRTELPYDFSSAVELLQLCKTHHLRVAELMLANEKVWRSEEEIRSGLMKLWRAMQACVEQGLKHEGILPGGLNVRRRAAKLHRSLQELGKPNVIGSTLSAMEWVNLFALAVNEENAAGGRMVTAPTNGAAGIIPAVLHYFMKFSEDVTEANVVDYLLSAAAVGILCKKNASISGAEVGCQGEVGSACAMAAAGLAEILGATPEQLCNAAEIGLEHNLGLTCDPVGGLVQVPCIERNAIAAVKAINAAQMALRGDGQHFISLDRVIRTMRDTGADMHDKYKETSRGGLAVSAVEC is encoded by the coding sequence ATGGCTATCAGCGTTTTCGACCTGTTCAAGATCGGCATCGGGCCTTCGAGTTCTCACACCGTCGGCCCCATGCGCGCCGCGGCGTTGTTCGTTCAAGCATTGCGTGAACGTGACCTGTTGGAACAGGTTCGGCGCGTCGAAGTTCAGCTGTACGGCTCTTTGTCGGCCACCGGCATCGGCCACGGCAGCGACACCGCGACCATCATGGGCCTGATGGGCGAGTGGCCGGACGCGATTGACCCGTCGCAAATCGGCGTGCGCATTCACACCCTGCGCGAGACCGATACGCTATTGCTGGATGGGCGATTGCCGGTGCCTTTCATTTGGGCCCGGGACATGCGTCTGCTCGACGAAAACCTGCCGTTCCATCCCAACGCCATGACGCTGGTGGTGTGGGGTGATGAGGGCGAGTTGCACCGCGACACCTACTACTCCGTCGGCGGCGGCTTTGTGGTGGATCAAGCCCAGGCCGAGAGCGGCGTGGCAGATAGGGACCGCACCGAGTTGCCTTACGATTTTTCCAGCGCGGTGGAGCTGTTGCAACTGTGCAAGACCCACCACCTGCGCGTGGCCGAGTTGATGCTGGCCAACGAAAAGGTCTGGCGCTCCGAGGAAGAAATCCGCAGCGGCCTGATGAAGCTCTGGCGCGCCATGCAGGCGTGTGTCGAGCAGGGCCTCAAGCACGAAGGCATCCTGCCTGGCGGCCTGAATGTGCGTCGTCGCGCGGCCAAGTTGCACCGCAGCCTGCAGGAGCTGGGCAAGCCGAACGTGATCGGCTCGACCTTGAGCGCCATGGAGTGGGTGAACCTGTTCGCCCTGGCCGTCAACGAAGAGAACGCCGCCGGCGGGCGCATGGTCACTGCACCCACCAACGGTGCGGCGGGGATTATTCCGGCGGTCCTGCATTACTTCATGAAATTCAGCGAGGACGTCACCGAGGCCAACGTGGTCGACTACCTGCTCAGTGCGGCGGCGGTGGGGATTCTGTGCAAGAAGAACGCCTCGATCTCCGGTGCCGAAGTCGGTTGCCAGGGCGAGGTGGGATCGGCCTGCGCGATGGCGGCCGCCGGTTTGGCCGAAATCCTCGGCGCGACGCCGGAGCAATTGTGCAATGCCGCCGAAATCGGCCTGGAACATAACCTGGGCCTCACGTGCGACCCGGTCGGCGGGCTGGTGCAGGTGCCGTGCATCGAGCGCAATGCGATTGCGGCGGTCAAGGCGATCAATGCCGCCCAGATGGCCCTGCGCGGTGACGGCCAGCATTTTATCTCGCTGGACCGCGTGATCCGCACCATGCGCGATACCGGGGCGGATATGCATGACAAGTACAAAGAGACGTCGCGAGGTGGGTTAGCGGTGAGTGCTGTGGAATGTTGA